A genome region from Euphorbia lathyris chromosome 4, ddEupLath1.1, whole genome shotgun sequence includes the following:
- the LOC136226932 gene encoding uncharacterized protein, whose product MKGYSKMKSPSDSRSMEVSEQKRSSKKSDKESSKFQESKEVQKMKNNDEISKNTRDDSFFGFEQQQEEEEKEEHGKEIRNEEILTSSKSKSKSKAKMKRNSSVSSSGSHSLHSAVKKAFSIRRSTSVSDRYCRIHDQSSALPSPTTHHYDVEADADLDTDADGFVNKSRSVKKKNTRGRILKACKKLIGKR is encoded by the coding sequence ATGAAAGGGTATTCAAAGATGAAGTCTCCTTCAGATTCAAGATCTATGGAGGTTTCAGAACAGAAGAGAAGTTCCAAGAAAAGCGATAAAGAATCATCGAAATTCCAAGAAAGCAAGGAGGTCcagaaaatgaagaacaatGATGAGATTTCCAAGAACACTCGAGATGATTCTTTTTTTGGGTTTGAACaacaacaagaagaagaagaaaaagaagaacatGGCAAGGAAATAAGGAATGAAGAGATATTGACatcatcaaaatcaaaatcaaaatcaaaagcaaagatgaagaggaattcaTCAGTTTCATCATCAGGTTCACATAGTCTTCATTCAGCAGTGAAGAAAGCATTTTCAATAAGAAGATCTACTTCAGTCAGTGACAGGTATTGCAGGATTCATGATCAATCTTCAGCTCTACCTTCACCTACTACTCATCATTATGATGTTGAAGCTGATGCTGATCTTGATACTGATGCTGATGGTTTTGTGAATAAATCTAGATCTGTCAAGAAAAAGAATACAAGAGGCAGGATCCTTAAAGCCTGTAAGAAACTTATTggtaaaaggtaa
- the LOC136227949 gene encoding uncharacterized protein, whose product MANEAVACGASSCGGGADEAGTSSGVYSPKNRMKFLCSYGGKILPRHTDGQLKYVGGETRVIGVPRDIKFPELMKKLTSEVEGDMVLKYQLTPEDLDVLVSVRNDEDLKHMLEEYDRHETGGTAKFRAFLFPSTPIVLENQNTPTDPHAVENRYIDAINNTVRANPNSGLPSVTANRPTFSISASSSPSGNSPESTTDPVLHEQSFKGGYHNSRLGMHKVHSSPSLYNLGSHHHQSNNHGSHYLYQQQHHHHHQHHQQHHPHGSQSARPPHEPHRMTPPSLSGQPSFGRAPLIPLNQYYSNVHSVGSSNIHNWNSNSHNMGSGNGSKYGYYDEHSAYGCRGTERFDSTPTSPRNKILE is encoded by the exons ATGGCCAATGAAGCTGTCGCTTGTGGCGCTTCCAGCTGCGGCGGCGGCGCGGATGAGGCCGGGACATCATCGGGTGTGTATTCGCCCAAAAATAGGATGAAATTCTTATGTAGTTATGGCGGGAAAATCTTGCCCAGACACACCGATGGTCAACTCAAGTACGTCGGCGGCGAGACACGTGTTATTGGCGTTCCGAGAGACATCAAGTTCCCAG AGTTGATGAAGAAGCTTACTTCAGAAGTTGAAGGTGACATGGTCCTGAAGTACCAGTTGACACCTGAAGATCTTGATGTGTTGGTATCTGTACGAAACGATGAGGATTTGAAGCACATGCTAGAAGAATATGACCGGCACGAAACTGGAGGAACAGCGAAATTTAGAGCCTTCCTATTTCCTTCGACCCCCATTGTACTTGAGAACCAAAATACGCCAACAGATCCTCATGCAGTAGAAAACCGTTACATTGACGCAATCAATAACACGGTTCGTGCAAATCCCAATTCCGGACTTCCTTCTGTCACTGCAAATCGCCCTACATTTAGCATCTCTGCTAGCTCTTCTCCATCAGGTAATTCCCCTGAAAGCACTACTGATCCTGTGCTCCATGAACAGTCCTTCAAGGGTGGCTATCATAACAGTAGACTTGGAATGCATAAAGTACATAGCTCTCCAAGTCTCTATAATCTCGGTTCGCATCACCACCAAAGTAACAACCATGGCAGTCACTATTTATACCAGCAGCAGCACCACCATCACCATCAACACCATCAGCAACACCACCCACACGGTAGCCAATCTGCTAGACCACCTCATGAACCTCATCGGATGACGCCACCATCTTTGTCGGGACAACCGAGTTTTGGGAGGGCACCTCTTATTCCCCTGAACCAATACTACTCCAATGTACATAGTGTAGGAAgctcaaatatacataattggAACTCAAACAGTCATAATATGGGAAGTGGAAATGGCAGCAAATATGGGTATTATGATGAACATTCTGCTTATGGATGTAGGGGAACTGAGAGATTTGATAGTACTCCCACAAGCCCTAGGAATAAGATTCTAGAGTAG